A single region of the Salicibibacter cibi genome encodes:
- the glmM gene encoding phosphoglucosamine mutase → MGKYFGTDGVRGVANTELTPELAFKLGRAGGYVLANGHRSPKVVIGRDTRISGGMLEGALIAGLLSIGAEVMRLGVITTPGVSYLTKAISADAGIMISASHNPMEDNGIKFFGADGFKLSSTQEAETEALIDRETDIPRPTGAELGSVSDYYEGVQKYIQFLKQTVDEDFMDLHVALDCAHGAASSVAPRLFADLDAEISTMGNNPDGTNINVDVGSTKPEQLVNLVKEKKADIGLAFDGDADRLIAVDEKGNIVDGDKILYICGRFMKEEGLLAHHTVVTTVMSNLGLYKAFKDMDIVAKKTAVGDKYVMEEMRRGGYSLGGEQSGHIIFLDYVKTGDGLLTALQLVNIMKVKDKTLSELAANVEKYPQRLENVRVIDKDAVEENEAVQAVIADVEKRMAGNGRVLVRPSGTEALVRVMVEAETETLCQDYVEEITAVIWEQLGSHL, encoded by the coding sequence ATGGGTAAGTACTTTGGTACTGATGGAGTAAGAGGTGTAGCAAATACCGAACTTACGCCCGAGCTTGCATTTAAGCTCGGGCGTGCAGGTGGTTATGTATTGGCGAACGGCCATAGGTCCCCAAAAGTTGTGATCGGCCGTGATACTCGGATTTCCGGAGGAATGTTGGAGGGCGCCCTTATTGCAGGCCTTCTTTCCATCGGAGCAGAAGTCATGCGTTTAGGCGTCATTACTACCCCCGGTGTTTCTTATCTTACAAAAGCAATCAGTGCTGACGCCGGTATCATGATTTCGGCTTCGCATAACCCCATGGAGGATAATGGGATCAAGTTTTTCGGAGCCGACGGATTTAAACTGTCCAGTACCCAAGAAGCAGAGACAGAGGCATTAATTGACCGGGAAACGGATATTCCTCGTCCGACAGGCGCTGAACTGGGAAGTGTCAGTGACTACTATGAAGGGGTGCAGAAATATATTCAGTTTTTAAAGCAAACGGTTGACGAAGATTTTATGGATTTGCATGTTGCCCTTGATTGTGCACATGGGGCAGCCTCTTCGGTAGCGCCGAGATTGTTCGCGGATCTGGATGCCGAAATCTCAACGATGGGAAACAACCCTGACGGCACAAACATTAATGTAGACGTCGGCTCCACGAAGCCGGAGCAACTCGTCAACCTCGTCAAAGAGAAAAAAGCAGACATTGGTTTGGCTTTCGATGGCGATGCGGATCGACTCATTGCTGTTGATGAAAAAGGAAATATCGTTGATGGAGATAAAATTCTTTACATTTGCGGCCGTTTCATGAAAGAAGAAGGACTGCTGGCCCATCATACGGTTGTGACCACAGTCATGAGCAACCTGGGGTTATACAAAGCCTTTAAAGATATGGACATTGTCGCAAAAAAGACCGCAGTAGGCGACAAGTACGTCATGGAGGAAATGCGCCGGGGAGGTTACAGTCTAGGCGGCGAGCAATCGGGCCATATTATATTTCTCGATTATGTCAAAACAGGCGATGGTCTGTTAACAGCTTTGCAACTCGTGAATATTATGAAAGTAAAAGATAAAACCTTATCGGAACTCGCTGCAAATGTTGAGAAATACCCGCAACGCTTGGAAAATGTTCGAGTGATAGATAAAGATGCAGTCGAAGAAAATGAAGCCGTGCAAGCAGTGATTGCCGATGTGGAGAAACGCATGGCGGGCAATGGACGGGTACTCGTACGCCCCTCCGGCACCGAAGCCCTCGTGCGTGTCATGGTTGAGGCAGAGACCGAAACGCTTTGCCAAGATTATGTGGAGGAGATCACTGCTGTCATTTGGGAGCAGTTAGGCAGTCATCTGTAA